The proteins below are encoded in one region of Chloroflexota bacterium:
- a CDS encoding recombinase family protein has translation MDEAPGELAELLYALTGWVARMESQRRSERTKAGLARAVAQGKKLGQPIGAKDRKRCKNDRLNYPCFWLQNPTKIPGAKKGTFLSPK, from the coding sequence TTGGACGAAGCGCCTGGAGAACTGGCAGAGTTGCTCTATGCCCTGACTGGCTGGGTAGCCAGGATGGAGAGCCAGAGGCGAAGCGAGAGAACAAAAGCTGGCCTAGCGAGAGCTGTGGCTCAAGGCAAGAAACTAGGCCAACCCATTGGAGCAAAGGACAGGAAGAGGTGCAAAAACGATCGCCTAAACTACCCATGTTTTTGGCTACAGAATCCGACTAAGATTCCAGGGGCAAAAAAGGGAACCTTTTTGTCACCGAAATAA
- a CDS encoding IS1380 family transposase yields the protein MKRQKEGILPFRVVQSDAPLIARGGLALVYEFARSLKLPKVIDEELPRPGSGRGYKPSQFVMPLVLMLHGGGKRLEDLREVKGERSLRELVEMDGLPASCTVGDWLRRMGESGEGLSGLGRVNRHVVRETVRRDGGKGYTLDVDASVIEAEKEEAKFTYKGGKGYQPQMGFVFELGLILEDEFREGNVPAQADAVGFLKRCFQTVPGGKEIEYVRVDSAYYQAEVMNLCFTGRKWFTITADKDEAVMEAIKSIRDWRPYNKGREIGETVHTMNKTKEAFRLVVQRWPKLQAELFDASPYCYHAIATNREEEAEEVVRIHNKRGELENYIKELKSGFGMEWMPCGETYANAIFFRIGVIAYNLFQAMKVLALPPWYRSYTISTVRWKLYEVAAEVTRHAHQVLLKVAASLEKVLLFQRFRSRCRQLAYDSS from the coding sequence ATGAAGAGGCAGAAGGAGGGGATATTACCATTCAGGGTGGTGCAAAGTGATGCGCCGTTGATTGCCAGGGGTGGGTTGGCGCTGGTTTATGAGTTTGCCAGGTCGCTGAAGCTGCCGAAGGTAATAGACGAGGAATTGCCGCGGCCGGGCAGCGGTCGAGGGTATAAGCCCTCGCAGTTTGTGATGCCTTTAGTGCTGATGCTTCATGGTGGAGGGAAGAGGCTGGAGGATTTGAGGGAAGTAAAGGGGGAGAGGAGCCTTAGGGAGCTTGTGGAGATGGATGGTCTGCCAGCCTCCTGTACAGTAGGGGACTGGCTACGGAGGATGGGGGAGTCAGGGGAGGGTCTTTCGGGTCTGGGGAGGGTGAACAGGCATGTGGTGAGGGAGACAGTGAGGCGAGATGGGGGGAAAGGGTACACCCTGGATGTGGATGCCAGCGTAATAGAGGCGGAGAAGGAAGAGGCCAAGTTCACCTATAAAGGGGGCAAAGGCTACCAGCCGCAGATGGGGTTTGTGTTTGAGCTGGGGCTGATACTGGAGGACGAGTTTCGCGAGGGGAATGTGCCGGCACAAGCCGACGCAGTGGGTTTTCTGAAGAGGTGTTTCCAGACCGTGCCGGGAGGGAAGGAGATCGAGTATGTTCGGGTGGATAGTGCTTACTACCAGGCTGAGGTGATGAACCTATGCTTCACTGGGAGGAAGTGGTTCACTATCACGGCGGACAAGGATGAGGCAGTAATGGAAGCCATAAAATCGATAAGGGATTGGCGCCCCTACAACAAAGGCAGGGAGATAGGGGAAACGGTTCATACCATGAACAAGACAAAAGAAGCCTTTCGTCTGGTGGTACAGCGTTGGCCGAAGCTACAGGCGGAGCTGTTCGATGCGTCACCCTACTGCTATCATGCCATAGCGACCAATAGAGAAGAGGAGGCTGAGGAGGTAGTCCGGATTCACAACAAGAGAGGGGAATTGGAGAACTATATCAAAGAGCTCAAGAGCGGCTTTGGTATGGAATGGATGCCCTGTGGGGAAACCTACGCCAATGCGATATTCTTCAGGATAGGGGTAATAGCCTACAATCTGTTTCAGGCGATGAAGGTGTTGGCCTTACCGCCGTGGTATCGGAGTTATACTATATCGACGGTAAGGTGGAAGCTGTATGAGGTAGCTGCTGAGGTGACCAGGCATGCCCATCAGGTGCTACTGAAAGTGGCGGCCAGCCTGGAGAAGGTGCTGTTGTTTCAGAGGTTTCGCTCCAGGTGTAGGCAGTTGGCTTACGATTCGAGCTAA
- a CDS encoding inorganic phosphate transporter has translation MPDISLSLLFILLLILIAEFINGWNDAPNAIATVVSTRVLSPFQALMMASCLNLLGAVVTGTAVAATIGKGIVRPEAIGAPVVAAAALSIAVWGALATLRGLPISISHGLVAGLAGAGVVTEGREALLWSGWQKVFIGLGFSTLVGFLLALSLMVALYWALRRVQPSRVQAVFGKLQILSAASMAFSHGGNDGQKFMGVFALALVLGGVLPEFYVPLWVIILCGVVIALGTATGGWRVIKTMGFGLTKLEPVQGFAAETSAASAIQAASFLGVPLSTTHTINTAIMGVGASRRLSAVRWGVGRNIVAAWLLTFPVCAALSAVFALMFRCIF, from the coding sequence ATGCCTGACATAAGTCTGTCTCTCCTTTTCATCCTGTTACTGATACTAATAGCCGAGTTTATCAACGGCTGGAATGATGCTCCCAATGCTATAGCCACCGTCGTTTCCACCAGGGTCCTATCTCCTTTTCAGGCCCTTATGATGGCCTCTTGTTTGAATCTCCTGGGGGCAGTAGTGACCGGTACTGCAGTGGCCGCCACTATCGGCAAAGGCATTGTCAGACCTGAGGCCATAGGCGCGCCAGTTGTGGCCGCCGCTGCGCTCAGCATTGCAGTCTGGGGCGCTTTAGCCACCCTTCGGGGGTTGCCCATCAGCATTTCCCACGGTCTGGTAGCCGGACTGGCTGGCGCTGGGGTGGTCACAGAAGGCCGCGAGGCACTGCTCTGGTCGGGCTGGCAAAAGGTGTTCATAGGGCTGGGTTTCTCGACACTCGTGGGCTTCCTTCTGGCCCTGTCTCTCATGGTGGCTCTCTATTGGGCCCTGCGCCGTGTACAGCCCAGCAGGGTGCAAGCTGTGTTTGGCAAGTTACAAATACTTTCGGCCGCCTCTATGGCCTTCAGCCACGGCGGCAACGACGGTCAAAAGTTTATGGGTGTCTTCGCCCTGGCCCTGGTGCTAGGGGGCGTTCTGCCTGAATTCTATGTCCCCCTGTGGGTCATAATCCTTTGCGGCGTGGTGATTGCCCTTGGCACTGCTACTGGCGGGTGGCGTGTAATCAAGACCATGGGTTTTGGTTTGACCAAGCTCGAGCCAGTGCAAGGTTTTGCGGCGGAGACCTCCGCCGCTTCAGCGATACAGGCAGCGTCCTTCCTGGGAGTACCCCTCAGCACCACTCACACCATCAACACAGCGATTATGGGGGTGGGAGCTAGCCGCCGCCTTTCAGCCGTGCGCTGGGGGGTGGGCCGAAATATCGTCGCCGCCTGGCTCCTCACCTTCCCCGTCTGCGCCGCCCTCTCTGCCGTGTTTGCTCTGATGTTCCGCTGCATATTCTGA
- a CDS encoding DUF47 domain-containing protein, with translation MGIKLPFLPKRGNKFFDLFEEGAANLVQTAELFHQMVQGWENVEEKVRKIDDLEHKGDDITHRIMSNLYTTFVTPLDREDIVSLSHSLDDVVDFIQAAADAMLLYKIERPTGSVLELADIIVDAALQVERVMPTLRHRTELKQVLSCCVELNRLENEADRVYRQALGNLFDSHTDNMADIIKWREIYEQMESATDRCEDIANVLEGVALKNA, from the coding sequence ATGGGTATCAAATTACCATTCCTCCCCAAGCGTGGCAATAAATTCTTTGACCTGTTTGAGGAGGGAGCAGCTAACCTGGTGCAGACCGCCGAGCTATTCCACCAGATGGTGCAGGGCTGGGAAAACGTAGAGGAAAAGGTAAGGAAGATTGACGATCTGGAGCACAAGGGCGACGATATTACCCACCGCATTATGTCTAACCTGTACACCACCTTCGTCACCCCTCTGGATCGTGAGGATATTGTCTCTCTGAGTCACTCATTGGACGACGTGGTCGATTTCATTCAAGCAGCAGCAGATGCCATGCTCCTCTACAAGATAGAACGTCCTACGGGGAGCGTCTTGGAACTGGCCGATATCATTGTGGATGCCGCTCTCCAGGTAGAACGGGTCATGCCCACTCTACGCCACCGTACTGAGCTGAAACAGGTGCTTTCATGCTGTGTTGAGCTTAATCGCCTGGAGAATGAGGCAGACCGAGTATACCGTCAGGCACTGGGCAATCTCTTCGACAGTCACACCGACAATATGGCTGATATCATCAAATGGCGCGAGATATACGAGCAGATGGAGAGTGCGACCGACCGTTGCGAAGATATCGCCAACGTCCTCGAGGGAGTAGCCCTCAAGAATGCCTGA
- a CDS encoding 4Fe-4S dicluster domain-containing protein: MKTDEAYIKLAEKNRKPDSKILLEILKLAMTPEEAAFIAELPASNADLAVKFHTDEKAIEEKIRGLARRGLVVRSRKGHRYPGDLGTLHDNILASDPKYIPPGMGKLWMDMYEEEDWWKDIAGAVTMMDTPALRAILPLKTAPPNVKLLPCEDIEQIIQAHKDLISVRNCCCRVGNQAMPNSECRHPIFTCTQFGGRAEYDLFRDGGRKVSADEAMSISMMATKSGLVPTVTNMSLMEALEFICYCCDDACMVLAPTIRARNVHRALAPTRFLVKVDNDLCNGCQDCLPVCYFDAIKMKKLPGFDTPKAVISAKKCIGCGLCMLRCGPAAMSMELVRPPEFIPETISGPSAIVHAPPIVGTK; this comes from the coding sequence ATGAAAACTGATGAGGCCTATATCAAGCTGGCGGAAAAGAATCGCAAGCCTGACTCAAAGATACTGCTCGAGATACTCAAGCTGGCCATGACACCGGAAGAGGCCGCCTTCATCGCCGAACTGCCCGCCTCCAACGCCGATCTGGCCGTCAAATTCCATACAGACGAGAAGGCTATCGAAGAGAAAATCCGCGGGCTGGCGCGGAGGGGGCTGGTAGTCCGGTCGAGAAAAGGCCACCGCTACCCTGGTGACCTGGGCACACTTCACGACAACATACTGGCCAGTGACCCAAAATATATCCCGCCAGGAATGGGCAAGCTCTGGATGGACATGTATGAAGAGGAGGACTGGTGGAAGGATATTGCCGGTGCCGTGACCATGATGGATACTCCAGCTCTCCGGGCAATCCTGCCACTGAAGACGGCCCCACCGAACGTCAAGCTCCTTCCCTGTGAAGACATTGAACAGATAATCCAGGCGCATAAGGACCTCATCAGTGTGCGCAACTGCTGCTGCCGCGTGGGGAATCAGGCAATGCCCAACTCCGAGTGCCGTCATCCCATCTTCACCTGTACGCAGTTCGGCGGAAGAGCGGAATATGACCTGTTCCGAGATGGCGGCAGAAAGGTCTCAGCCGACGAGGCCATGTCCATTTCCATGATGGCCACGAAGTCCGGACTGGTGCCCACGGTCACCAACATGTCGCTCATGGAGGCACTGGAGTTCATCTGCTACTGTTGCGACGATGCCTGCATGGTGCTGGCCCCGACTATTAGGGCCAGGAATGTGCATAGGGCACTGGCCCCCACCCGGTTTCTGGTGAAAGTCGATAACGATCTGTGTAATGGTTGCCAGGATTGTCTGCCGGTGTGCTACTTCGACGCCATCAAGATGAAAAAGCTTCCCGGCTTTGATACACCGAAGGCCGTTATCAGTGCCAAGAAGTGCATTGGTTGCGGCCTGTGCATGCTCAGGTGCGGGCCAGCCGCCATGAGCATGGAATTGGTGCGCCCGCCGGAGTTCATCCCCGAGACTATCTCTGGTCCGTCAGCCATTGTCCACGCACCGCCGATCGTAGGCACTAAGTAG
- a CDS encoding nuclear transport factor 2 family protein: MSAERLFQGYIAPATRRPCCCSAITMIAAQHRARAWSSATLPPGTWPGTEERASRNRFWKLISNKGQIFRSVPEKEVVMTHLSEIEAIKRLKYKYLRCLDCKLWDEMAECFTEEATTSYSGGKYSFQGRGKIIEFLKQGLDRTRVSMHQVHQPEIEITSPTTAKATWALEDYVIDTKADTSLRGSAFYHDEYVKVKGEWKIKSTGYDRVFEEVWSRKETPSLKLTQNMFAGK, from the coding sequence ATGTCCGCGGAGAGGTTATTCCAGGGCTATATTGCACCAGCAACACGCAGGCCATGTTGCTGCTCGGCCATCACTATGATAGCGGCGCAGCACAGGGCAAGAGCATGGTCTTCGGCTACATTGCCGCCCGGCACATGGCCCGGCACGGAAGAAAGGGCCAGTAGAAACAGGTTTTGGAAGCTCATCTCAAACAAGGGACAGATATTCCGATCTGTTCCAGAGAAGGAGGTGGTCATGACGCATCTATCAGAAATCGAGGCTATCAAAAGGCTGAAATACAAATATCTTCGTTGCCTTGACTGCAAGCTGTGGGACGAAATGGCAGAATGCTTTACTGAAGAGGCTACCACAAGCTATTCCGGTGGCAAATACAGCTTCCAGGGTAGAGGGAAAATCATAGAATTCCTAAAGCAAGGCCTAGATCGCACCCGTGTCAGTATGCATCAGGTGCATCAACCTGAGATCGAGATCACCAGCCCGACAACGGCCAAGGCTACATGGGCACTGGAAGACTACGTTATCGATACGAAGGCCGATACCTCCCTCAGAGGATCGGCGTTCTACCACGATGAGTATGTCAAGGTGAAGGGTGAGTGGAAGATCAAGTCCACCGGTTACGACCGCGTCTTTGAGGAAGTGTGGAGCAGGAAGGAAACCCCTAGTTTGAAGCTGACGCAAAACATGTTTGCGGGCAAATGA
- a CDS encoding FAD-binding protein: protein MIKHPRIPDRWDMEVDLVSVGSSSGGLVAAMLGHDLGMSTVVLEKADSLGGGTALSGGAIWIPFNKHMHRLGISDSHEETLGYVRRVSMGHHDEAILAAYLDNCNPMLEWVEQNTPLKTSCQSDASRTEYCPDVPGGKPMGRKLWPNPDVMPQILAEAEKTQPMLAKVRKDPVRYLLGPRPPWIQGRGLIGPLVLACVSRGINILTNTRGLELLVRNGRVIGVRAQRDGRDFFVRASKGVLLATGGFEWNPEMNKRFIYAPYLHAYTAPSNEGDGHIMGMEVGAALALMDHSIFQPGLHLPGEIMENGLPFARPFIYGYPAMILVNRHGKRCCDECFYPDQGRAFTAYDRINGEYANWPVFFICDQSFRDIFPIMTLRRGTELVDWIKRGDTLLALAETLGMPGNNLVETVERFNRFAREGRDPDFHRGESTYDRQWGEMVFPGRKPSPVLGPLEKPPFYGVKLGLTTAGNLGGLVTNANAQVIDVRGEVIPGLYCTSNTQAMLLLGHHYDSGAAQGKSMVFGYIAARHMARHGRKGQ from the coding sequence ATGATTAAACATCCCAGGATTCCTGACAGGTGGGATATGGAGGTTGATCTAGTGTCCGTTGGCTCAAGCAGCGGTGGGCTGGTGGCTGCCATGCTGGGCCACGATCTAGGCATGAGCACCGTGGTACTGGAGAAGGCAGACAGTCTGGGCGGTGGTACTGCCCTTTCTGGCGGTGCCATCTGGATACCCTTCAACAAACATATGCACAGACTGGGCATCAGCGATTCCCATGAGGAGACACTGGGTTACGTGCGCCGCGTGAGTATGGGCCATCACGATGAGGCGATATTGGCCGCCTACCTAGACAATTGCAACCCGATGCTAGAATGGGTAGAGCAGAACACTCCTCTGAAGACGTCATGCCAAAGTGATGCCAGCCGCACCGAGTACTGCCCAGACGTGCCTGGCGGAAAACCAATGGGCCGCAAGCTCTGGCCTAACCCCGACGTCATGCCACAGATACTGGCTGAAGCGGAAAAGACTCAGCCCATGCTGGCCAAAGTGCGCAAGGATCCCGTGAGGTATCTCCTCGGGCCCCGTCCCCCCTGGATTCAAGGAAGAGGCCTCATCGGCCCGCTGGTTCTGGCCTGTGTTAGCCGGGGCATCAACATACTGACCAACACCCGCGGCCTGGAGCTTCTGGTGCGAAATGGCAGGGTCATCGGAGTGCGGGCGCAGCGCGATGGGCGGGACTTCTTCGTCAGAGCCAGCAAGGGCGTCCTGCTGGCAACAGGAGGTTTCGAGTGGAACCCTGAGATGAATAAGCGGTTCATCTACGCACCATACTTGCACGCTTACACCGCGCCCTCTAACGAGGGAGACGGTCACATCATGGGTATGGAGGTTGGAGCTGCCCTGGCGCTCATGGATCACAGCATATTCCAGCCTGGCCTCCATCTTCCCGGCGAGATCATGGAGAACGGCTTGCCGTTCGCTCGCCCCTTTATCTATGGCTATCCCGCCATGATTCTCGTTAACCGCCACGGCAAGCGTTGCTGCGACGAGTGTTTCTACCCAGATCAGGGGAGAGCGTTCACAGCCTACGATCGTATTAACGGTGAATATGCCAATTGGCCAGTATTCTTCATTTGTGACCAGTCGTTCAGGGACATCTTTCCCATAATGACCCTCCGCCGAGGCACAGAATTGGTTGACTGGATCAAGAGGGGCGATACGCTGTTAGCCCTAGCCGAGACATTGGGCATGCCAGGAAACAACCTTGTGGAAACGGTGGAGCGCTTTAACAGGTTCGCCCGCGAGGGACGTGATCCCGACTTCCATCGTGGCGAGAGCACGTATGACCGCCAATGGGGCGAAATGGTATTTCCTGGGCGAAAGCCAAGCCCGGTGCTGGGTCCCCTGGAGAAGCCCCCGTTCTACGGTGTGAAGCTCGGCTTAACCACGGCTGGTAACCTGGGAGGACTGGTGACCAACGCCAACGCCCAGGTCATAGATGTCCGCGGAGAGGTTATTCCAGGGCTATATTGCACCAGCAACACGCAGGCCATGTTGCTGCTCGGCCATCACTATGATAGCGGCGCAGCACAGGGCAAGAGCATGGTCTTCGGCTACATTGCCGCCCGGCACATGGCCCGGCACGGAAGAAAGGGCCAGTAG
- a CDS encoding cation-translocating P-type ATPase encodes MASDSDIKSITGLSEAEAARRLEKEGYNELPSARRRRSILAIALGVAREPMFLLLIAGGAIYLILGDLQEALFLLSFVLVIIGITAYQERKTERTLEALRDLSSPRALVIRDGKQKRIVGREVVRGDILVLAEGDRVPADALILACNNLSVDESLLTGESVPVRKTVCEGTVPLRRAGGDELPFVFSGTLVASGQGIAEVQATGVDTEIGKIGKSLQTVEAEETLLQKETRRLVVSLAIIGIAISAIVIVVYGLTRGGWEHAFLAGITLGMAALPEEFPVVLTVFIALGAWRISKARVLTRHAPTIETMGATTVLCVDKTGTLTLNRMSVARISANGQVYDLRKQARAQLPEAFHEIVEFSILASEKDPADPMEKAFKELGEQHLNNTEHLHQDWTLVGEYELSRKLLALSHVWKSPLGEDYIIAAKGAPEAIAELCHFSTEQWRLLSEDVSAMAGDGLRVLGVAKAHSKQATLPQEQHDFKFEFVGLVGLSDPVRPDVPDAVKQCYEAGIRVVMITGDYPQTAQSIARQIGLTPVDQVITGADLDRTHDAELEKSVATTNIFARVMSEQKLRLVNALKADGEIVAMTGDGVNDAPALKSAHIGVAMGGRGTDVAREASSLVLLDDDFSSIVQAVKLGRRIFDNLRKAMSYILAIHMPIIGMSLIPVLLKWPLALLPVHIVFLELIIDPACSLVFEAETEEAGIMKRRPRDPSEPLFNRRTLVISLLQGVSVLLIVFAVFAIARYRGLDEEAIRALTFTTLVVANLGLIVSNRSWSRTLIANLRSPNAALRWVLGGALFFLALVLYVPALRDLFGFAMLHWTDLLICLAAGTISILWFELFKVFSRGIDRTIVPSRL; translated from the coding sequence ATGGCCAGCGATTCAGATATCAAGAGTATCACCGGCCTCTCTGAAGCAGAGGCAGCTAGAAGACTGGAGAAGGAAGGATACAATGAGCTGCCCTCTGCGAGGAGGCGGCGCAGCATTTTGGCAATTGCCCTTGGCGTTGCGCGCGAGCCGATGTTCCTCCTTCTGATTGCCGGTGGAGCCATTTATCTCATTTTGGGCGATCTCCAAGAAGCGTTGTTTCTCTTGAGTTTCGTCCTGGTCATCATCGGCATCACTGCCTACCAGGAACGCAAGACAGAACGCACCCTTGAGGCACTACGTGACCTGTCCAGCCCTCGCGCGCTGGTCATCCGGGACGGTAAGCAGAAAAGAATTGTCGGCCGCGAGGTAGTTAGGGGCGACATCCTGGTTCTGGCCGAGGGCGACCGGGTGCCGGCCGACGCACTGATCCTGGCCTGCAATAACCTGTCGGTTGATGAGTCATTGCTGACGGGTGAGTCGGTTCCGGTACGCAAAACGGTCTGCGAAGGTACCGTTCCTCTGCGTCGCGCTGGTGGTGACGAGTTGCCCTTCGTCTTCTCCGGCACCCTGGTGGCCAGCGGCCAGGGCATTGCTGAGGTTCAGGCCACGGGGGTTGACACCGAGATCGGGAAGATCGGCAAGAGTCTGCAAACAGTCGAAGCTGAAGAGACGCTTCTTCAGAAGGAGACCAGACGGCTTGTTGTCAGCCTTGCCATCATCGGCATAGCCATAAGCGCTATCGTCATCGTCGTCTACGGGTTGACCAGGGGTGGTTGGGAGCACGCCTTCCTGGCAGGGATCACGCTGGGCATGGCCGCGCTGCCGGAGGAGTTTCCGGTGGTACTCACCGTCTTCATCGCCCTGGGGGCGTGGCGTATTTCGAAGGCACGGGTACTCACGCGCCACGCACCGACCATCGAAACCATGGGCGCAACCACTGTGCTGTGTGTCGATAAGACAGGCACACTGACCCTTAACCGTATGTCGGTTGCCAGAATCTCTGCCAACGGACAGGTCTACGATCTGAGAAAACAAGCACGTGCCCAGTTGCCGGAGGCCTTCCACGAAATCGTGGAGTTCAGCATATTGGCCAGTGAGAAGGACCCGGCCGACCCGATGGAGAAGGCCTTCAAAGAACTGGGGGAACAGCACCTGAACAATACGGAACACCTTCACCAAGACTGGACGCTGGTGGGTGAATACGAGCTATCGCGGAAACTACTCGCATTGTCACATGTGTGGAAATCACCCCTTGGTGAGGACTACATCATTGCCGCAAAAGGAGCCCCGGAAGCCATCGCTGAGCTGTGCCATTTCAGCACGGAGCAGTGGCGCTTGCTGTCAGAGGATGTTTCTGCTATGGCCGGTGACGGGCTACGGGTGCTGGGCGTTGCCAAAGCTCATTCTAAGCAGGCTACTTTGCCCCAGGAGCAGCATGATTTCAAGTTCGAATTCGTAGGGCTTGTTGGCCTGTCCGATCCGGTGCGTCCGGACGTCCCTGATGCAGTAAAACAGTGCTATGAGGCGGGGATACGAGTGGTGATGATTACCGGCGACTATCCGCAGACTGCCCAGTCGATCGCCCGGCAAATCGGTCTCACGCCAGTGGACCAGGTCATCACCGGGGCCGATCTGGACAGGACGCATGATGCGGAGCTTGAAAAGAGCGTCGCCACAACGAATATCTTCGCCAGGGTCATGTCTGAACAAAAGCTGCGCCTGGTCAATGCCCTCAAGGCCGATGGTGAGATTGTGGCTATGACAGGTGATGGTGTCAATGATGCGCCGGCCTTGAAATCGGCGCACATCGGTGTTGCTATGGGAGGAAGGGGGACAGACGTTGCTCGCGAGGCTTCGTCGCTGGTACTGCTTGACGATGATTTCTCGTCTATCGTACAGGCTGTCAAACTGGGGCGACGGATATTCGATAACCTCAGGAAAGCTATGTCCTATATCCTCGCCATCCATATGCCCATCATCGGAATGTCGCTAATCCCAGTGTTACTGAAGTGGCCGCTGGCTTTGCTGCCCGTTCACATCGTTTTTCTTGAACTTATCATCGACCCAGCGTGCTCACTGGTTTTTGAAGCCGAGACTGAGGAGGCTGGTATTATGAAGCGCCGGCCCCGCGATCCGAGTGAGCCTCTGTTCAACAGGCGAACCCTGGTTATCAGCCTATTGCAGGGTGTCAGCGTATTGCTGATTGTCTTCGCCGTCTTTGCCATTGCCAGGTATCGTGGCCTTGACGAAGAGGCGATACGAGCATTGACCTTTACCACCCTCGTGGTTGCCAACCTGGGTCTGATAGTCTCAAATCGGTCATGGTCACGAACCCTCATAGCCAATTTGCGTTCGCCTAATGCCGCATTGCGGTGGGTCTTGGGGGGTGCCTTGTTCTTCCTGGCACTGGTACTTTATGTTCCCGCCCTGCGCGACCTGTTTGGCTTTGCCATGCTGCACTGGACCGACCTTCTGATTTGCCTGGCCGCAGGAACGATTAGCATCCTCTGGTTCGAGCTATTCAAGGTCTTCAGCAGAGGTATTGACCGCACGATAGTCCCGTCCAGGTTATAG
- a CDS encoding AIR synthase, with protein sequence MLPQIGKVDKATFDRIIFSRLGKPDDTVLVGPKHGVDAAVIELPDGGVMVLAEDPTFGMPVLMPHFGWAIVHICASDVAVLGVKPRYLTICLMLPPGTEEAVLDHIWKEIHEECQKLGIAIVGGHTGIYPGIAYPLNGGCTVIGLGSKDQLTPASNARVGDRVIITKGPAIEAAGILAWQAEKALKTKFEKGIVEEAKGYFMEMTVVKEALLAAPNAHAMHDATEGGLLNGVYEIAAASDTGVTLWEEKITIPQAIGSVCQHFGIDPLTSISEGTLVITAAPERTPRILSDLKRNGIPAWEVGEITPRDRVFVRKNGQREELRPVTVDPFWAAYFSTLEGQ encoded by the coding sequence ATGTTGCCACAAATAGGCAAGGTAGACAAAGCTACTTTCGACAGGATTATTTTCTCGCGGCTGGGCAAGCCAGACGACACCGTTCTGGTCGGGCCAAAGCATGGTGTTGACGCCGCGGTTATCGAATTACCGGATGGCGGGGTCATGGTCCTGGCTGAAGACCCCACCTTTGGCATGCCGGTACTGATGCCGCACTTCGGCTGGGCCATCGTGCATATCTGTGCCAGCGACGTAGCTGTCCTTGGCGTCAAGCCAAGATACCTGACCATCTGTTTGATGCTGCCACCTGGGACAGAGGAAGCTGTGCTGGATCACATCTGGAAGGAAATACATGAAGAATGCCAGAAGCTGGGTATAGCCATCGTTGGCGGTCATACGGGCATCTACCCTGGCATAGCCTACCCCTTGAATGGTGGCTGCACAGTCATCGGCCTGGGTTCCAAAGACCAGCTTACCCCGGCGTCTAACGCTCGCGTCGGCGATCGGGTGATCATCACCAAAGGCCCCGCTATTGAGGCTGCTGGCATCCTGGCATGGCAGGCAGAGAAGGCCCTGAAGACGAAATTCGAAAAAGGCATCGTGGAGGAGGCTAAGGGCTATTTCATGGAGATGACTGTAGTCAAGGAAGCTTTGCTGGCAGCGCCAAACGCCCATGCCATGCATGACGCTACCGAGGGCGGCCTGCTTAACGGCGTCTATGAGATAGCGGCTGCTTCAGATACTGGAGTGACCCTGTGGGAAGAAAAGATAACCATCCCGCAGGCCATCGGGTCTGTTTGTCAACACTTTGGTATAGACCCGCTCACCTCGATAAGTGAAGGGACGCTGGTAATAACGGCTGCCCCGGAAAGAACCCCTCGCATCTTGAGCGACTTGAAACGAAACGGTATCCCTGCCTGGGAGGTGGGCGAGATAACGCCGCGGGATAGAGTCTTCGTGCGCAAGAATGGCCAGCGGGAGGAGTTGAGGCCGGTGACTGTGGACCCGTTCTGGGCAGCCTACTTCAGCACTCTGGAGGGGCAATGA